A single Anopheles funestus chromosome 2RL, idAnoFuneDA-416_04, whole genome shotgun sequence DNA region contains:
- the LOC125762742 gene encoding uncharacterized protein LOC125762742, whose amino-acid sequence MGASTRTGKFAVGFTAFAFLFILIAFCSPYWLQTDGELKHPKFTNLGLWELCLKNFQDIHRWYDYPFNGCMWIFEEEYYIIHDYILPGFFIAVQFFFTLCFTLLLMGVIMTLMYLSCSRDNDRYIILLLTNGTVLLLAALCGLIAVATFGCYGDSRDWMPNWEHNDMGWSFALGVVGTFALFPAGVLFIVEARRATYRRLNNIANTEMAAAYTMDERKYRGGHTDI is encoded by the exons ATGGGTGCAAGCACAAGAACGGGAAAGTTTGCGGTCGGATTTACggcttttgcatttttgtttattctgaTCGCCTTCTGCTCGCCGTACTGGCTACAAACAGATGGCGAACTAAAGCATCCCAAGTTCACCAATCTAG GACTTTGGGAACTGTGCCTAAAGAATTTCCAGGACATTCACCGATGGTATGACTACCCATTCAATGGATGCATGTGGATATTCGAGGAGGAGTACTACATCATCCATGACTACATTTTGCCCGGATTCTTCATAGCGGTACAATTCTTCTTCACCCTCTGCTTCACGTTGCTTCTGATGGGCGTGATCATGACGCTTATGTACTTGAGTTGCTCACGGGACAACGATCGCTACATAATATTGCTGCTGACGAACGGAACGGTGCTGCTGTTAGCTGCGCTCTGTGGTTTGATAGCGGTCGCCACCTTCGGTTGCTATGGTGATAGCCGCGATTGGATGCCAAACTGGGAGCACAATGATATGGGCTGGTCGTTCGCGTTGGGTGTTGTCGGCACGTTTGCCCTATTCCCGGCCGGCGTACTGTTCATCGTTGAGGCTCGCCGAGCTACGTATAGGAGGCTGAACAACATTGCCAACACGGAAATGGCCGCAGCGTACACGATGGACGAGCGCAAATATCGCGGCGGACATACCGATATTTAG